In Streptomyces sp. DG2A-72, one genomic interval encodes:
- a CDS encoding MFS transporter yields the protein MTSVPTTKKDDRGEETPPADATNATATAAGTAAAERFSPRRAALAAAAGTAIEYYEFGVYGYLAVILGPQFFPGDNPTASLLATLAIFGSAFLVRPLGGIVLGRLGDRVGRRPVLIVTVVGMGCATAAVGLLPTAKTVGLAAPAALLLVRLTQGFFAGGEVTGSATYLAESSPPGKRGFFGAFTPVGVALGGGTAALVAGVVTAVLSDEQMAAYGWRIPFLLSLPLVGVALVARNRLEDSQAFLAEKEQDTTAKAPLTEVLTRHRGSVVRVTLLAIGSNCGYWVGLIFMNAYLTKELGYSTSGTFWIMAGISYFVACLMPLFGGLSDRWGRKKVIAIGFTGYAVLVIPTMLVMGLGSFPLAVAAMVVLALPMPIVQSVTYPTYAELFPTRVRYTGLSISFNLGTIVGGGLTPYLATWLTSTTGNLLAPGYLLMAAAVIALLTLRTVAEPSRGELA from the coding sequence ATGACGAGCGTACCAACGACCAAGAAGGACGACCGGGGCGAGGAAACGCCCCCGGCAGACGCCACGAACGCGACGGCGACAGCGGCCGGCACGGCGGCGGCCGAACGCTTCAGCCCGCGCAGGGCGGCACTGGCGGCCGCGGCCGGCACGGCCATCGAGTACTACGAGTTCGGCGTCTACGGCTATCTCGCCGTCATTCTCGGCCCGCAGTTCTTCCCCGGCGACAACCCCACCGCTTCCCTGCTCGCGACGCTGGCGATCTTCGGCAGCGCGTTCCTGGTACGGCCGCTCGGCGGCATCGTTCTCGGCAGGCTGGGCGACCGGGTGGGCCGCAGGCCGGTGCTGATCGTCACGGTGGTCGGGATGGGCTGCGCCACAGCGGCCGTCGGGCTGCTGCCCACCGCGAAGACCGTCGGCCTGGCGGCGCCCGCCGCGTTGCTGCTGGTACGGCTGACGCAGGGGTTCTTCGCGGGCGGCGAGGTGACTGGTTCGGCCACCTACCTCGCCGAGTCCTCGCCACCCGGTAAACGCGGCTTCTTCGGGGCCTTCACACCGGTCGGCGTGGCACTCGGCGGCGGAACGGCGGCGCTGGTGGCGGGCGTCGTCACGGCCGTGCTGAGCGACGAGCAGATGGCGGCGTATGGCTGGCGAATCCCGTTCCTGCTCTCCCTCCCCCTGGTCGGCGTAGCCCTGGTCGCCCGCAACCGGCTGGAGGATTCCCAGGCCTTCCTCGCCGAGAAGGAACAGGACACGACGGCGAAGGCGCCGCTGACCGAGGTACTCACGCGGCATCGCGGCTCGGTGGTCAGGGTCACCCTGCTCGCCATCGGCTCCAACTGCGGGTACTGGGTCGGCCTGATCTTCATGAACGCCTATCTGACGAAGGAGCTGGGCTACTCCACGTCCGGCACGTTCTGGATCATGGCCGGCATCAGCTACTTCGTCGCCTGTCTCATGCCGCTCTTCGGGGGACTGTCCGACCGCTGGGGCCGCAAGAAGGTGATCGCGATCGGGTTCACCGGATACGCGGTCCTGGTCATCCCGACGATGCTGGTCATGGGACTCGGGAGCTTCCCGCTCGCGGTCGCCGCGATGGTGGTGCTGGCCCTGCCCATGCCGATCGTCCAGTCGGTGACGTACCCCACCTACGCCGAGCTCTTCCCCACCCGCGTCCGCTACACCGGCCTCTCCATCAGCTTCAACCTCGGCACCATCGTCGGCGGCGGCCTCACCCCCTACCTGGCGACCTGGCTCACCTCCACCACCGGCAACCTGCTCGCCCCGGGCTACCTGCTGATGGCGGCCGCGGTGATCGCCCTGCTCACGCTGCGCACGGTCGCCGAGCCGAGCCGGGGGGAGCTGGCGTGA
- a CDS encoding type II toxin-antitoxin system VapC family toxin: MSGTLVLDCEGLSKLVRRTHELTEWLAAAEAEDIRVITSSVTLVEARDPKTNQARFDYAVSRVNIVPPTETIARDASKLLAAAGLHGHKYALDAIVAATALASSAPVTVLTSDPEDLRMLCGPGVHVIKI; encoded by the coding sequence ATGAGCGGCACCCTCGTCCTGGACTGCGAAGGCCTGTCCAAACTCGTACGACGCACCCACGAACTCACCGAATGGCTGGCTGCCGCCGAGGCCGAGGACATCCGCGTCATCACCAGCTCTGTCACCCTCGTCGAAGCCCGCGACCCCAAAACCAACCAGGCCCGCTTCGACTACGCCGTCTCCCGCGTCAACATCGTCCCGCCCACCGAAACCATCGCCCGCGACGCCAGCAAACTCCTCGCCGCAGCTGGCCTGCACGGCCACAAGTACGCCCTCGACGCGATCGTCGCCGCCACCGCACTCGCCTCATCCGCCCCCGTGACCGTCCTGACGTCAGACCCCGAAGATCTCCGCATGCTGTGCGGCCCCGGCGTCCACGTCATCAAAATCTGA